A window of Xenopus laevis strain J_2021 chromosome 1L, Xenopus_laevis_v10.1, whole genome shotgun sequence genomic DNA:
tgtttttaaaccatTGAATATGTGTAACTGATGCATATTTggaagttgcatagaattatattttattgcattatgcaaaaacaaaataatacgtTACTGGTTGGAGGACCCCTTTAACCAATTTCCTAGCTTATAACCTATAAGTGTCAATGGTATGCAAATATCGTTGCATAGAAGAAACATCTATTAATTTCAGAATGTGAATAAGCAAATATGGGATTTAGCCTTTCtgatttgctatatatatatattgagctaGCAAAGCATGACTTCAGTCTAGAGAACAGAACAAAACCGATGCAATGAGTCCATTCCTgcgtatatatattttattgctttggACTGCATGTAAATGATAATTCAGCCTGTTGTTACATTAGATAACTATTGTATGTATCTATTGTAATTCATGTCTAATATTGTATTTACTGTTTTCAGATGCAGAATCTCAGATGTTATCTCTGTCACCTTCAAATAATGCAGTTAATCTGGGAGAGAGGGCAACTTTCTCCTGTAATGTTGGAGCCAAGGATGGTAATGGGGTGTTTCTTCTAAAGCAAATACCAGGAAATGTTCCACAGCTGATTATATATCATCACCATTCATACACCTCTCCTAAATATGGACCAGGGATACCTACTGACCGTTATACTGCCACCATTAACAGTGCAGCCACTGAGTATCAGTTTATCATTAAGAAGACAGAGACAGCAGACACTGCTCATTATTACTGTACAAAGTGGTTTAGCAGCATATCAGCATTCCACAGTGATAAAGTGTCTGACAAAAACTCTGCATAACAAGAATaaatcacacacatacacaatgtcaacagaatggggggggggtggtaaaTGTAATATTCTAATATGGATGCCGATTTCTCTACTTTGCTTAAACAAACGCAGCTCATAGAAAGGTGATCCCTAAATTAACAGATTTTCAGAAGTTTAAACCCCCTTTGCTATTAACGACCATAGTCAAGAACTTCCTTCACcaacaaaaaaacatgacatttatatactgtgtaaaaaatatGCAACTACAGCTGAGAAATTGCTAAACACAAATGTGTGGAAATCAtggtttttcattaaaacaaactgGTCACCCAAGCAAC
This region includes:
- the XB5806080.L gene encoding immunoglobulin lambda-1 light chain isoform X6, with amino-acid sequence MSPFLRIYILLLWTAYAESQMLSLSPSNNAVNLGERATFSCNVGAKDGNGVFLLKQIPGNVPQLIIYHHHSYTSPKYGPGIPTDRYTATINSAATEYQFIIKKTETADTAHYYCTKWFSSISAWVFSERSKLIVTVDKFPEPALLVFPPYTEDNESKDSSTLTCHISKLAVSLVNVKWLIDGTTVQDGVSTSNPVRESDNTFSMSSYLTLASKDVNKDRMYSCIIQQEGSSAFISKGVKLSQC
- the XB5806080.L gene encoding immunoglobulin lambda-1 light chain isoform X4, whose product is MSPFLRIYILLLWTAYAESQMLSLSPSNNAVNLGERATFSCNVGAKDGNGVFLLKQIPGNVPQLIIYHHHSYTSPKYGPGIPTDRYTATINSAATEYQFIIKKTETADTAHYYCTKWFSSISAYVFSQSSKLIVTVDKFPEPALLVFPPYTEDNESKDSSTLTCHISKLAVSLVNVKWLIDGTTVQDGVSTSNPVRESDNTFSMSSYLTLASKDVNKDRMYSCIIQQEGSSAFISKGVKLSQC